A stretch of Gallus gallus isolate bGalGal1 chromosome 2, bGalGal1.mat.broiler.GRCg7b, whole genome shotgun sequence DNA encodes these proteins:
- the CCR8 gene encoding C-C motif chemokine receptor 8 — MDGDLRSLLAGGKQEDLLADFHFSPTVNSSASYDNMYYPELATDCEFESIPAFASSFFPVLYSILFVIGLMGNALVVWVLTAFKKIRAMTDVYLLNLAISDLVFVFSLPFLAQYSLVSQWTFGNAMCKIVSSAYFIGFYSSAFFITIMSIDRYLAIVHSVYALKVRTTKHGIIASLALWAVAILASVPGLVFFREVDEDNRTQCIPHYPGSGNSWKVFSNSEVNILGWLFPVSILIFCYHNILRNLQRCHTQNKYKAMKLVFIVVIVFFLFWTPINIMLLLDSLRSLHIIDDCQNSQRLDLALELAETLSLVHCCLNPIIYAFVGEKFKKYLCEAFGKYAHFLLICKGHSAFNRRNTDRRTSMYTASSQSSFVGSVL, encoded by the exons ATGGATGGGGACCTGAGGAGCCTGCTGGCCGGAGGAAAGCAGGAGGACTTGCTG GCGGATTTCCATTTCTCACCAACAGTTAACTCCTCTGCATCCTATGATAACATGTACTACCCTGAACTGGCCACTGACTGTGAATTTGAAAGTATTCCGGCATTtgcatcttcattttttccagtgctgtaCTCcatactgtttgtgattggtCTCATGGGAAACGCTTTGGTTGTTTGGGTCCTAACAGCCTTCAAGAAAATCAGGGCCATGACTGATGTGTATCTGCTGAACCTTGCCATCTCTGACCTTGTCTTTGtcttctccctccctttcctGGCTCAGTACTCCCTGGTGAGCCAGTGGACTTTTGGCAACGCCATGTGTAAAATTGTCAGCTCTGCTTACTTCATTGGTTTCTACAGCAGCGCCTTCTTCATAACCATCATGAGCATTGACAGGTACTTGGCCATTGTGCACTCTGTGTATGCCCTGAAGGTCCGGACAACCAAGCATGGAATCATCGCAAGCCTGGCCCTTTGGGCAGTGGCCATCTTAGCATCAGTGCCAGGCCTTGTGTTCTTCCGGGAAGTGGATGAGGATAACAGGACACAGTGCATCCCTCACTACCCTGGCAGCGGTAATAGCTGGAAGGTCTTCAGTAATTCTGAAGTTAACATCCTGGGGTGGCTGTTCCCTGTGAGCATCCTCATTTTTTGCTACCACAACATCTTGAGAAACCTGCAGAGGTGCCATACTCAGAACAAGTACAAAGCAATGAAATTGGTTTTTATCGTCGTCATTGTGTTCTTCCTGTTCTGGACCCCCATCAATATCATGCTCTTGCTGGACTCTCTGAGGAGCTTGCATATCATCGATGACTGCCAGAATAGCCAAAGGCTTGACCTGGCCCTGGAGCTGGCCGAGACACTCTCCCTCGTGCACTGCTGCCTCAACCCCATCATCTACGCCTTTGTCGGGGAGAAATTCAAGAAGTATCTCTGTGAGGCTTTCGGCAAATATGCCCATTTTCTCTTGATCTGCAAAGGACACAGTGCCTTCAACAGACGCAACACGGACAGACGCACCTCTATGTACACAGCATCCTCACAGTCCTCTTTTGTTGGCAGCGTCTTGTAG
- the CCR8 gene encoding C-C motif chemokine receptor 8 isoform X1, protein MYYPELATDCEFESIPAFASSFFPVLYSILFVIGLMGNALVVWVLTAFKKIRAMTDVYLLNLAISDLVFVFSLPFLAQYSLVSQWTFGNAMCKIVSSAYFIGFYSSAFFITIMSIDRYLAIVHSVYALKVRTTKHGIIASLALWAVAILASVPGLVFFREVDEDNRTQCIPHYPGSGNSWKVFSNSEVNILGWLFPVSILIFCYHNILRNLQRCHTQNKYKAMKLVFIVVIVFFLFWTPINIMLLLDSLRSLHIIDDCQNSQRLDLALELAETLSLVHCCLNPIIYAFVGEKFKKYLCEAFGKYAHFLLICKGHSAFNRRNTDRRTSMYTASSQSSFVGSVL, encoded by the coding sequence ATGTACTACCCTGAACTGGCCACTGACTGTGAATTTGAAAGTATTCCGGCATTtgcatcttcattttttccagtgctgtaCTCcatactgtttgtgattggtCTCATGGGAAACGCTTTGGTTGTTTGGGTCCTAACAGCCTTCAAGAAAATCAGGGCCATGACTGATGTGTATCTGCTGAACCTTGCCATCTCTGACCTTGTCTTTGtcttctccctccctttcctGGCTCAGTACTCCCTGGTGAGCCAGTGGACTTTTGGCAACGCCATGTGTAAAATTGTCAGCTCTGCTTACTTCATTGGTTTCTACAGCAGCGCCTTCTTCATAACCATCATGAGCATTGACAGGTACTTGGCCATTGTGCACTCTGTGTATGCCCTGAAGGTCCGGACAACCAAGCATGGAATCATCGCAAGCCTGGCCCTTTGGGCAGTGGCCATCTTAGCATCAGTGCCAGGCCTTGTGTTCTTCCGGGAAGTGGATGAGGATAACAGGACACAGTGCATCCCTCACTACCCTGGCAGCGGTAATAGCTGGAAGGTCTTCAGTAATTCTGAAGTTAACATCCTGGGGTGGCTGTTCCCTGTGAGCATCCTCATTTTTTGCTACCACAACATCTTGAGAAACCTGCAGAGGTGCCATACTCAGAACAAGTACAAAGCAATGAAATTGGTTTTTATCGTCGTCATTGTGTTCTTCCTGTTCTGGACCCCCATCAATATCATGCTCTTGCTGGACTCTCTGAGGAGCTTGCATATCATCGATGACTGCCAGAATAGCCAAAGGCTTGACCTGGCCCTGGAGCTGGCCGAGACACTCTCCCTCGTGCACTGCTGCCTCAACCCCATCATCTACGCCTTTGTCGGGGAGAAATTCAAGAAGTATCTCTGTGAGGCTTTCGGCAAATATGCCCATTTTCTCTTGATCTGCAAAGGACACAGTGCCTTCAACAGACGCAACACGGACAGACGCACCTCTATGTACACAGCATCCTCACAGTCCTCTTTTGTTGGCAGCGTCTTGTAG
- the CX3CR1 gene encoding CX3C chemokine receptor 1: MTEAPPEVTTEYVFYESALACDESDIQAFGKIFLPLFYIAVFALGLAGNVMVVLAIVKEGSKKSITDIYLMNLAVSDLLFVISLPFWASNTVRGWTLGTIPCKVVSSLYYIGFFGGMFFITVISIDRYLAIVRATYSMRSRTIKHSLLITCGVWATAVLVSVPHFVFSQMFENDCIPVLPQELMNIWPVFCNVELNTAGFFIPVCIICYCYCGIIKTLLYCKNQKKARAIKLTLAVVIVFFLFWTPYNVLIFLETLRHYELFISCNQIKSLDYAMHLTETIAFSHCCLNPLIYAFAGEKFRKYLHRVCFKYCPCLCFCGPCNHYDVRPSVSYAESMVNSNITLNTSDQDGTVFL, translated from the coding sequence ATGACAGAAGCACCACCTGAAGTGACAACCGAATACGTTTTCTACGAAAGTGCTTTAGCCTGTGATGAAAGTGACATCCaagcatttggaaaaatatttctgccatTGTTTTATATCGCCGTGTTTGCTCTTGGCCTTGCAGGGAATGTAATGGTGGTTTTGGCCATCGTGAAAGAAGGCAGTAAAAAGAGCATTACTGATATTTATCTCATGAACTTGGCTGTCTCGGACCTTCTTTTTGTGATCTCTCTCCCCTTCTGGGCTTCCAACACGGTGAGGGGATGGACCCTTGGCACTATCCCCTGCAAAGTTGTGTCCTCACTGTATTACATCGGATTCTTTGGGGGCATGTTTTTTATCACTGTGATCAGTATTGACAGATACTTGGCCATTGTCCGGGCAACGTACTCCATGAGATCCAGAACGATCAAGCACAGCCTTCTGATAACCTGCGGGGTATGGGCAACAGCAGTTCTGGTTTCGGTGCCACATTTTGTGTTCTCCCAGATGTTCGAAAATGACTGCATCCCTGTGTTACCCCAGGAGCTGATGAACATCTGGCCGGTGTTCTGCAATGTGGAACTGAACACCGCTGGTTTTTTCATCCCAGTCTGCATCATATGCTATTGCTACTGCGGGATCATCAAAACCCTGCTGTACtgcaaaaaccagaaaaaagcACGAGCCATAAAACTGACCTTGGCTGTGGTGAttgtgttttttctgttttggaccCCATACAACGTACTGATTTTTCTTGAGACTTTAAGGCACTATGAGTTGTTTATAAGTTGCAATCAAATTAAATCACTGGACTATGCAATGCACCTGACCGAAACCATCGCATTCAGCCACTGCTGCCTTAATCCTCTTATCTATGCCTTTGCTGGGGAAAAATTCAGGAAGTATCTTCACCGTGTCTGCTTCAAGTACTGCCCATGCCTGTGCTTCTGTGGCCCCTGCAATCATTATGACGTCCGCCCTTCAGTTAGCTATGCAGAAAGTATGGTGAACAGCAACATTACCCTCAACACCAGTGACCAGGATGGAACTGTCTTCCTCTGA
- the CCR4 gene encoding C-C chemokine receptor type 4, with the protein MSSSSTESLEADTTTFYDFIDNYNDAPQPCSKETFKRFAASFFPVLYTLVFLIGLIGNTLVIVVLFKYKRLKSMTDVYLLNLAISDLLFVLSLPFWSYFMIDQWVFGTPWCKIISWIYLVGFYSGIFFIMLMSIDRYLAIVRAVFSMKARTAFHGLIASLTVWLVALLASVPELVFRESFVEQNYTTCKLRYPSNYLTWKLFYTLEINILGLLLPLIVMAFCYSMIIKTLLHCRNEKKNKAVRMIFAVMIVFFFFWTPYNIVILLQLLEATGVIRNCQASRNLDYASQITESLGLFHCCLNPVIYFFMGEKFKKYLKMLFKNWQLPGDICKWCGLHITYHTESTGSFHTQSTGDQEAL; encoded by the coding sequence atGAGCTCTTCAAGCACGGAGTCCCTTGAAGCTGACACCACAACCTTTTATGACTTTATTGATAACTATAACGATGCTCCACAACCTTGCAGTAAGGAAACCTTCAAGAGGTTTGCAgcctctttcttccctgttcTGTATACCCTGGTATTCCTGATTGGGCTAATAGGAAACACTctggtcattgtggtcctctTTAAATACAAGAGACTGAAGAGTATGACTGACGTGTACCTGCTAAACCTCGCCATCTCAgatttgctctttgttttatcCCTGCCGTTCTGGTCTTATTTCATGATAGACCAATGGGTTTTTGGAACTCCCTGGTGTAAAATTATTTCGTGGATCTATCTGGTTGGGTTCTACAGTGGGATATTTTTTATCATGCTTATGAGCATAGACAGATACCTGGCAATTGTTCGTGCAGTGTTTTCCATGAAAGCAAGAACTGCCTTCCATGGCCTGATTGCCAGTCTTACTGTATGGCTGGTAGCTCTTTTAGCCTCAGTTCCAGAACTTGTATTTAGAGAATCTTTTGTTGAGCAAAATTATACTACTTGCAAGCTGAGATATCCAAGCAACTACCTGACATGGAAACTCTTCTACACTTTGGAAATCAACATTCTTGGGCTCCTACTCCCGTTGATAGTTATGGCATTTTGTTACTCCATGATTATTAAAACTTTACTTCACTgtagaaatgagaaaaagaataaggCTGTGAGGATGATCTTTGCTGTCAtgattgtgtttttcttcttctggacCCCTTACAATATCGTCATTTTATTACAACTGCTGGAAGCTACTGGAGTCATTAGAAACTGTCAAGCAAGTAGGAACCTGGACTATGCATCTCAAATAACTGAAAGCCTTGGCCTTTTCCACTGTTGCCTCAATCCAGTCATCTATTTCTTCATGGGGGAAAAATTTAAGAAGTACCTGAAGATGCTCTTTAAGAACTGGCAGTTACCTGGAGATATTTGTAAGTGGTGCGGACTTCACATCACTTACCACACCGAGTCTACTGGATCGTTCCACACGCAGTCCACTGGGGACCAAGAAGCCCTGTAA